The following are encoded together in the Zingiber officinale cultivar Zhangliang chromosome 8A, Zo_v1.1, whole genome shotgun sequence genome:
- the LOC122007933 gene encoding ubiquitin-fold modifier-conjugating enzyme 1 — MEGWDPSTKSALTQIPLLSTRAGPRDGAAWTQRLKEEYRSLIAYTTMNKSNDNDWFRISAANPEGTRWIGTCWYVHNLRRYEFQLQFDIPVTYPATAPELELPQLDGKTHKMYRGGKICLTVHFKPLWAKNCPRFGIAHALCLGLAPWLAAEVPILVDSGVIKHKDDEASSAES; from the exons ATGGAGGGGTGGGATCCGAGCACGAAGTCGGCGCTGACGCAGATCCCGTTGCTCTCGACGCGGGCGGGGCCGCGGGACGGCGCGGCATGGACGCAGAGGCTGAAGGAGGAGTACCGCTCTCTGATCGCCTACACTACTATGAATAAGTCCAACGACAACGACTGGTTCCGCATCTCTGCCGCCAACCCCGAGGGCACGCGCTGGATCGGCACCTGTTGGTACGTCCACAACCTCCGCCGCTACGAGTTTCAACTCCAGTTTGACATCCCCGTCACGTATCCGGCCACCGCCCCCGAGCTCGAACTCCCCCAGCTCGACGGCAAGACCCACAAGATGTACCGCGGAGGCAAGATCTGTCTCACCGTACACTTCAAGCCGCTCTGGGCCAAAAACTG CCCTAGGTTTGGAATTGCTCATGCACTTTGCTTGGGCCTGGCCCCTTGGCTCGCTGCAGAGGTGCCAATCCTTGTTGATTCTGGTGTTATTAAACACAAGGATGACGAGGCTTCCTCAGCCGAATCTTGA
- the LOC122007934 gene encoding putative L-cysteine desulfhydrase 1 yields the protein MAESSSPAALTLALTSQPSVPGMDPHHQDDCPENGLGRGNGETNGPPAKRSRPTPPLSPITAAEIAEEFSHHDLSVARINNGSFGSCPGSVLSAQAVWQRLFLRQPDAFYFNHLQPGLLRSRAIVKDLINAADIDEVSLVDNATTAAAIVLQHVSWAFSEGVFHKGDAVVMLHYAYGAVKKSIHAYVARAGGHVIEVPLPFPVSSNEEIIREFRKALDLGKANGRRVRLAVIDHVTSMPSVVIPVKELTKICRQEGVDQVFVDAAHAIGNVEVDVQDIDADFYTSNLHKWFFCPPSVAFLHSKKCSSSAPCLHHPVVSQEYGKGLPLESAWIGTRDYSSQLVVPSVIDFVNRFDGGILGIRTRNHDKVVEMGMMLAQAWGTFLGSPPEMCCSMIMVALPGSLGVSSEKDALKLRSLLREEYRVEVPIHYHRPKDIEAGRQNGHSGVTGYVRISYQVYNTVDDYYRLRDAVHKLVNDGFNCGMLPSK from the coding sequence ATGGCGGAGTCCTCTTCACCAGCAGCCCTAACCCTAGCCCTAACCTCCCAACCTTCCGTGCCCGGAATGGATCCCCACCATCAAGACGACTGCCCTGAGAACGGATTGGGTCGTGGAAACGGCGAAACGAATGGGCCTCCGGCGAAGCGGTCGCGCCCGACTCCCCCGCTCTCTCCTATCACTGCCGCCGAGATTGCGGAGGAGTTCTCCCACCATGACCTCTCCGTCGCTCGCATCAACAACGGAAGCTTCGGGAGCTGCCCGGGGTCGGTCCTTTCCGCCCAGGCCGTATGGCAGCGGCTCTTCCTCCGGCAGCCGGACGCGTTTTACTTCAATCACCTCCAGCCCGGCCTCCTCCGCTCCCGCGCCATCGTCAAGGATCTCATCAACGCCGCCGACATTGATGAGGTCTCGCTGGTCGACAACGCTACCACCGCCGCGGCCATCGTTCTCCAGCATGTTTCCTGGGCGTTCTCCGAGGGAGTATTCCATAAGGGAGATGCCGTCGTGATGCTTCACTACGCCTACGGAGCTGTCAAGAAGTCCATCCACGCCTATGTTGCCCGCGCCGGAGGCCATGTCATTGAGGTCCCGTTGCCCTTCCCTGTCTCCTCCAATGAAGAGATCATCCGAGAGTTTCGGAAGGCACTGGATCTTGGGAAAGCCAATGGACGGAGGGTACGGCTTGCTGTAATCGACCACGTCACCTCCATGCCCAGCGTTGTCATCCCGGTCAAGGAACTCACCAAGATCTGCCGTCAGGAGGGTGTGGACCAGGTGTTTGTGGATGCGGCGCATGCCATTGGCAATGTCGAGGTTGATGTACAAGACATTGACGCTGACTTCTACACCAGCAATCTTCACAAGTGGTTTTTTTGCCCCCCTTCTGTGGCATTCTTGCACAGTAAAAAGTGTTCTTCGTCCGCTCCTTGTTTGCATCATCCGGTGGTCTCTCAAGAGTATGGCAAAGGTCTCCCGTTAGAGAGTGCATGGATCGGCACTCGTGATTACAGCTCCCAGCTTGTGGTGCCTTCGGTGATCGATTTCGTCAATAGGTTTGATGGTGGAATCCTAGGAATTCGCACGAGGAACCATGATAAGGTCGTAGAGATGGGAATGATGCTGGCTCAGGCATGGGGAACGTTTCTTGGATCACCTCCAGAGATGTGCTGCAGCATGATCATGGTGGCTTTGCCTGGCTCTTTAGGAGTCTCCAGTGAGAAAGATGCTCTGAAACTTCGGAGCTTGTTGAGAGAGGAATACAGAGTTGAGGTTCCAATTCATTATCACCGGCCAAAGGATATTGAGGCTGGCCGGCAGAATGGGCACAGTGGTGTTACTGGGTATGTCAGGATTTCTTATCAGGTGTACAATACCGTGGATGACTACTACAGACTTAGGGATGCAGTTCACAAGCTGGTAAATGACGGGTTTAATTGCGGAATGTTACCTTCGAAATGA